The DNA sequence TGATCAGCACGGCAACGGGCATAATGGTTACGAAATCGGCCGCCGAAGAAACCGTCGGCGAAAGCGTCATCGGCCAGCTGTTCGCGCAGGCCAGGGTAATGTGGATTGCTTCGGGATTTCTATTTGTAGTCTCGATGGTTCCAGGAATGCCGAAAATAATCCTGTGGCCCGCCGCCGGGATTCTCGCGTACCTCGGCTGGCGCGTGTCGCAGGAAAGGAAGCGAAAGGAAGAGGCGGGCGAAATCGCGATTGCTCCTTCCGCTGCGGCCGCAGCGGAATCTCCCGCCGACCGGCAGCGCCGGCAGCTTGAAGAAATGCTTCAGGTGGACCAGCTTGAGCTCGAAATAGGGTACGCGCTCATTCCGCTTGTGGACGCCGAGCAGCAGGGCGACCTTTTGGAGAGGGTGAACAACATCCGCCGGCAGATCGTGAACGATCTGGGATTCATCGTTCCGCCCATGCGGATAAGGGACAACATCGCGCTCGCGCCGGGCGGATACGTGATCAAAGTAAAGGGCACGACGGTCGCGACGGGAGAGCTGCAAATTGACAGGTTTCTGGCGATGAATCCGCGCGATCCACAGGCGGAATTCGAAGGACTCAAAACCAAAGAACCCGCGTTCGGAATCGACGCGTATTGGATCGAAACGCGCGATCGCGCGCGCGCGGAGGCGGCGGGATTCACCGTGGTCGATGCTTCCACGGTTCTTGCGACACATTTGACCGAGGTCATCAAAAATTACTCGGCGGAGATTTTGGACAGACAAGCCGTCAAGACGTTGCTGGATAATCTTAAAGAGCGGTTTCCCGCGCTCGTGGAAGATCTTGTACCCGGAAAGCTTTCCATTGCGCAGGTGCACAAAGTGCTTCAGCTCCTCCTGCGCGAACGCGTGAGCATCAAAAACCTGGCGGTGATTTGCGAAGCGCTTGGCGATTACGCCACGGAAGTTGAACGCAATCCGGAAATATTGACCGAATACTGCCGTCAGGCACTGGCTCGCCAGATAACGGCGCAGCATACGGGCGCGGACGGCGTATTGGTGGTTTCAACGCTCGATCCGGCAATCGAGGAAAGGATTGCGGCGAATCTCCAGCAGACGCCGTCCGGAACGGTGCCGGTGCTCGATTTGAAATACAACAAAGCGTTAATGGAGAACGTTGGAAAACAAATCGAAAAAATGGTGAGGGCGGGAAATCCGCCCGTGTTCCTGGTCAGCCCGCGCGTTCGGCCGTATTTCCGCAAGCTCGTCGAGCGCACCTATACCGGTGTGACGGTGCTATCGTACCTGGAAGTGACGAAGGACGCGCAGCTGAGAACCGTGGGCTACGTGGAGAATCCAGATGCAGGCTAAGAGATACGAAGCGAAACTCGTGGATTACGGCGATCTCCTCGGCAGAATCAAGGAGGAGATGGGGCCGGACGTCCTGATTCAAACGCGGCGGTTTCAGCGCGGCGGATTCCTGGGGCTTTTCGGAGTTCAGGAGTGGATCGAAGTTCTCGCGGCGCCGAAATCGCAAGCGAAGGACCGCGTCGAAATTTCGGGCGACGCGGCTCCTCGCGCGGGCGGACAGGTCGAGCCGGGCAGACGGTACGTGGGCGCTCCTCCCCGGGTTTTCGCGGCTGAAAGGCGCGTTGAAACGCAGGAAACATCGGCGGCTTCGGTCAACTCCGGTTCGTCAAACGGAAACGGAAAAGATTCGATCGCTGCCGAAATTAGGCAGCTCAAATCGCTGGTGGAGGGACTGGCGCAAAAATTGGAAGGCTTGGAGCGGGAGACGAAATCCTTCAAACCCGCTGCGGAAACGGCATCCGCTTCGGCGCCCGAAACGAAATCGCGTATCGAGAGAACAGTTTTGAACGAAGTAATCTCATGGGACATATCGCCCGATCGCGCCGCCAAATTGGTCGAAAAGGCGATCGCGCTGAATCCCGCCAACAAAGAGGCGCTTACGCCCGAAATGTTGATGAACCGCGTGAAACGCGTCGTAATCAGCGAAATCCTGCTCGCGGGAGGTGTCAAGCTGCCGGCCGCGGGGCAGGGGATGACGATCGCTTTCATCGGGGCGACCGGCGTGGGCAAAACGACGACCATCGCAAAGCTCGCCGCGCAATGGGGAATAAAAGAAGGCCGCAAGATCGCGCTGGTCAGCCTTGATACTTACCGTATCGCTGCGGCCGAGCAGCTGCGGACTTATGCCGATATCATGAAGATGCCGATTTCGATCGTGTTCACGCCGAAGGAATTTGGTGATGCGGTTGCGAAATACGCAAAAGACCATTTGGTGCTTGTGGATACGGCGGGACGCAGTCCTTTCAACGTCGAGCATATGGAGGACTTGCGCAATTACTTCCGCGTCGCCGCGCCGGACGCGACCGAGCTTGTTATCGACGCGCACACGAAAGCGGACGACATTCGTTTGATGCTTGAAAAGTTCAGCGGGATAGGATTCGACCACATAATCGTAAGCAAGCTTGACGAGACGGGCAGCCTTGGCAGCGTTTATGCGATAAACTGCCTCACGAACCGGCCGGTCAGCTATTTCACGATCGGCCAGAAGGTGCCAGACGACATAAGGGCCGCTTCGGTGGATTTCATCCAAAAGTGGGCGGCGACAGGAAAGGTTTAGATGCACACAATGGATCAGGCATCGGAGCTGAGACTTCTGGTTGCGGGCAAGACCGCCGCCGATGTCGCATCGCGCGGCGGAGCCAAAGTCTTGGTTGTAGCGAGCGGCAAGGGCGGCGTCGGCAAAAGCACGGTGGCGCTGAATCTCGCGCTCGCGCTGAACCGAATGGGGAGGGGCGTCGTTCTCGTTGATGCCGATCTAGGGCTGGCCAATTTGGATCTTATGCTGGGGATAACTCCCAAGCTTACGCTTTGGAACTTCATCCACCAGGGAATTCCGCTGACGGATATCGTAATCAAGGGGCCGGAAGGATTGGTGCTTCTTCCCGGTGGCAGCGGATTCGAGGATATGGCCAATCTGTCGCCGGACGGAACAAAACGGCTGCTGGAAGGGCTTGAATCCGTTATTCAGGCATCGGATTACGTCGTCGTGGATACTGCGGCGGGAATCGCCCACCAGGTGACATCGTTCGCCGCAGCGGCGGACGAAGTTGTCGCGGTCGTGGCTCCCGAAAGCACGTCCGTGATGGATGCATACGGGCTGATAAAGGTGACGTGTGCGCATCATCCGGGCCAGCGGTTCGGCGTGGTCATGTCCATGGCGGGAGACCAGGGAGAGGCAAGAAGGCATTATGAAGCTCTTTCGCGCGTGTCGGGCAAGTACACGACGGCGAAGATGCGGATGCTGGGACATGTCCCGCGCGACGAGGCCGCCAGGCGGGCTGTGAATATGCACGTTCCGTTGCTGGTGGAATTTCCAAGAAGCATCGCGGCGCTGAGCTTTCAAAAAATTGCCCAGAACGCGGTCGCCGAGCCCGCGTGGGCGGCTTCGGAAGCGGCGGAAGGCGCGAAAAGCAGATTTATTGGCAGGCTTTGGCGCTCTTTATCCGCCCGAAATTAAATTTTCGCGCCAAATGGGCTTCATTGCGGCAATCTTGGCGATGTTATAATTCCCGTTCGTCCGCATCCGCGGTGCATTTCCATGCCTAAAACGCAACAGCAGAAGCGCAATTACCGACAGGCGATCATAAGGATCGGGCACTCCTTCGTCTGGGCGGTCGTATGCTTGTGGCTGATCGTCACGGGCATTATCGGCATCGTCAAGGACATGCCCGCGGCCGCGCTCGCGCAAATGATGCTCGGCGGCGCGGTGTTGCTCCTGATCGGCGGAATGCTTGTCGCCTCGATCGCCATACACCTGGTTGTTGCGTCCATTACCTCCGAGCGAAAGAGGAAGGTCGAGCGGCTTACGGAGGAATTCACGCGCCTTATGATTTCGAACCCCGGCTCGGGGGGCGATGCTGATCAGGCATCTGGCGGTGAGGAGTATTGACTCATGGCGCGCCTTTAAGCGGCGGAAA is a window from the bacterium genome containing:
- the flhA gene encoding flagellar biosynthesis protein FlhA; the protein is MEGRSIPAIGEFAGIAGSARRNIEMAVPLIFLASLLLMIIRFPPFMLDVFIAGSLIAAILVSVLTMYVREPLDFSIFPTVILLTSVYRLFLNVATTRAILSSANAGHVIQTFASYVVGDSYIVGIAIFAIIIIINFVVITFGAQRIGEVAARFTLDALPGKQISIDADLNAGIINEEQARARRKRLEDEADYFGAMDGASRFVQRDALATIILIFVNIIAGFAIGITQMGMTWQEALQTFTRLTIGDGLVASIPALLISTATGIMVTKSAAEETVGESVIGQLFAQARVMWIASGFLFVVSMVPGMPKIILWPAAGILAYLGWRVSQERKRKEEAGEIAIAPSAAAAAESPADRQRRQLEEMLQVDQLELEIGYALIPLVDAEQQGDLLERVNNIRRQIVNDLGFIVPPMRIRDNIALAPGGYVIKVKGTTVATGELQIDRFLAMNPRDPQAEFEGLKTKEPAFGIDAYWIETRDRARAEAAGFTVVDASTVLATHLTEVIKNYSAEILDRQAVKTLLDNLKERFPALVEDLVPGKLSIAQVHKVLQLLLRERVSIKNLAVICEALGDYATEVERNPEILTEYCRQALARQITAQHTGADGVLVVSTLDPAIEERIAANLQQTPSGTVPVLDLKYNKALMENVGKQIEKMVRAGNPPVFLVSPRVRPYFRKLVERTYTGVTVLSYLEVTKDAQLRTVGYVENPDAG
- the flhF gene encoding flagellar biosynthesis protein FlhF, whose product is MQAKRYEAKLVDYGDLLGRIKEEMGPDVLIQTRRFQRGGFLGLFGVQEWIEVLAAPKSQAKDRVEISGDAAPRAGGQVEPGRRYVGAPPRVFAAERRVETQETSAASVNSGSSNGNGKDSIAAEIRQLKSLVEGLAQKLEGLERETKSFKPAAETASASAPETKSRIERTVLNEVISWDISPDRAAKLVEKAIALNPANKEALTPEMLMNRVKRVVISEILLAGGVKLPAAGQGMTIAFIGATGVGKTTTIAKLAAQWGIKEGRKIALVSLDTYRIAAAEQLRTYADIMKMPISIVFTPKEFGDAVAKYAKDHLVLVDTAGRSPFNVEHMEDLRNYFRVAAPDATELVIDAHTKADDIRLMLEKFSGIGFDHIIVSKLDETGSLGSVYAINCLTNRPVSYFTIGQKVPDDIRAASVDFIQKWAATGKV
- a CDS encoding MinD/ParA family protein, whose amino-acid sequence is MDQASELRLLVAGKTAADVASRGGAKVLVVASGKGGVGKSTVALNLALALNRMGRGVVLVDADLGLANLDLMLGITPKLTLWNFIHQGIPLTDIVIKGPEGLVLLPGGSGFEDMANLSPDGTKRLLEGLESVIQASDYVVVDTAAGIAHQVTSFAAAADEVVAVVAPESTSVMDAYGLIKVTCAHHPGQRFGVVMSMAGDQGEARRHYEALSRVSGKYTTAKMRMLGHVPRDEAARRAVNMHVPLLVEFPRSIAALSFQKIAQNAVAEPAWAASEAAEGAKSRFIGRLWRSLSARN